The following are encoded in a window of uncultured Ilyobacter sp. genomic DNA:
- a CDS encoding nitroreductase family protein yields the protein MIYDLIKNTRSVRSFGEKRITQEEIKEIMECARLSGASRNLQGIKYITVINENNLKKLFPLTHWAGLLSWNPSEAESPAAYVLMCSDKKLPLPEKSLYCDIGIAAQNIMLKATEMGYGGCMIGNFDKNKVKEAMNVPEDYQVELIVALGEPAEEIKIVDVKDENINYYRDENNVHYVPKRTLNELIIDEK from the coding sequence ATGATCTATGATTTAATTAAAAATACCAGGTCTGTGAGAAGTTTCGGAGAAAAAAGAATAACGCAAGAAGAGATAAAAGAGATAATGGAATGTGCCAGATTATCCGGTGCTAGCAGAAACCTGCAGGGAATCAAGTATATAACTGTAATCAATGAGAACAACTTAAAAAAACTATTCCCACTTACCCATTGGGCAGGTCTTCTGAGTTGGAATCCTTCTGAGGCAGAGAGTCCTGCAGCATACGTTCTTATGTGTAGTGATAAAAAGCTTCCCCTTCCTGAGAAGTCTCTTTATTGTGATATAGGAATCGCTGCTCAAAACATTATGTTAAAAGCCACGGAGATGGGTTATGGGGGATGTATGATCGGAAATTTTGACAAAAATAAAGTAAAAGAGGCTATGAATGTTCCTGAAGATTACCAGGTAGAGCTCATAGTTGCGTTAGGAGAGCCTGCTGAAGAAATAAAAATTGTAGATGTAAAGGACGAAAACATCAATTATTACAGAGATGAAAACAATGTTCACTATGTACCCAAAAGAACTTTGAATGAACTTATAATCGATGAAAAGTAA